ATTCAATTCATCATTATCTACACTAACAGCTACTGTAGCCAAATGAGCCAGACTATAGACATTTGACCCAACTTTTAACATGTTCCATAAGATATTTCCTCACTAAATACAACAAGACATAGGTGATGAGCATAGACAGGTGATTTGTAACCACGTTGTAAAACCAGAAACTCCATAAAAAACACCAGTGGTTTGGTTGTTGGGTTCAAAACTGAGACGTTAATTTCCTCAAAAGTTGAATAATTTGAGAGTTCCAATTCAAGAGAAGAGTTTCACCATAACGATGTATCTCTGATCaactatattatatatctatattgtTCTGGTCTTGTGAGTTCACTGAATCAGAAGGAGCCGCTTCCCTAATAATTCACTGTGGTGCTGTAGACTGGTGTGATATTGCATATTTACTGTTGTGGTGAAACTAATATAAGCATCAGGTTAAAGGACCCactaattaattcattaatgtcctttttttcccttcagtgCTGGTTGACAGACATGGTTGTGTCCACCCAGTACTTACCTGGCTTGCTGGATGCAGTGCAGATTAAAGGTGACACTTCCTGTGGTTTCAGTGCAAAAGCCAAAACGACTGagcctctctccctgcagccaTATATGgaagaataacaataaaaagtcCATTCTTCAGATACAGCATGAACATGGTCATAAACAATGACCAGTGGTTccaaaaaaatcacaataaataatcAACTGCAGCAGAATCTGcagcttttttgtgttttctaccttttttctcttcatattCTGAAGTGTCCTCACCACCAGATGTTTACTATTTACTTcatctattatttattatttaatggtGCTGACAGCCACAGGAAAACAGCATTCAACTATTCAATGTATGTAATCATAAcatccaacaacaacaagtgaGTGACAAGCgtaaaaaaatagagaaaatgatGAGCTCAAATTGTCCATATGCACTGTTCATCTCCAGAGAGCTTGCACAGAGGTTTGAGCCTACCTTGAAGGTCCCTGGTATTCTGACGTAGCTGTGGTCTTCAAGCTCTGGAGAACCTCCAATAAAGAAGCGCCTCAGTGCAGAGACTGTCCCCGTCTGAAGGGGTCTCCACGTATGGCATGTTATTGTATGTttacctgacacacacaaaacataagaTGTGGACAAATAAGACCAAGGACTTAGTGATTAGTGATTACTTCAGCACCTACATTTCTAATCCCAACAGACACCTTTACACAAAAGTAtcttttgtaaatgttaattagagctgaaacaactggTTGATTAATCCTTTATTCGATTGACAAGCAAATTAACTGCaaatattttgcttttcatcattgttttcactattttctgaaaacaaCTAATCGATGAATTTgcaaataatcagcagattaatcagtaatgagAATAACTGTTCGCTGCAGCCCTAATTTTAATCCCAAACTTTGCAGTGTACACATCATACCAGGCATGGCAGGAAAGAGCAGATAGCCATAGCCTTCAGTTCGATAGCGCTGCCAGGAGTCCAGAGAAAGAACCTTGAAGTAGAGAACTGGCCACTGGGGAATTGACTCTGAAATAAGGAGAAAACTCAAGTATCAATCCAATTTCTAATCTTAAACTTAATCTTGAAtacatcattaaaataaacaaaatgcatGAAACAATTTCCTGAAAAACATCATTCCATGGCTGATACTAaccctcactctctttttcaCACATGTAGAAAGCCTCAAAGCTGAAGGGGTAACTGAAGAAAGCGACATTTTCCTGTCAGCAGAGAGAATGATGAGGGTTTAATAAATCTCAGTAGACGTGATCCGAAGTTGTTTACCAGTTTCTTGTATTGTATACACACCTTCCCTAATGTTTTGGCCCGGCATGTCTGGGTAACTCCTGAGAGAGACTGAAATGGCAAGCTGGACCAatcttaaataaataagaataacaCAAGTTGCAGTGGAAATTTTAATTTAGTTCAATTGATTTAAAAAGGTCTCAACAACATGTAAGTATCACAATTTAAATAGTGATATATACAGTACTATATGTGACTTACTGTTAGGCAGTTCCATGAAGAAATGGATGTATAAGTTATCATATTCAAAGCCTTTGGCTGAGACTGggtaaagagaagaagaaggagattTAAATGCCAAAGAtagaaatataaacaatagTGATGACAACAGCTTTCCTACTCACCTATCTCTCCATTCATCATGTAACGCAGAATACCTACAGGAGGCTAGGGGACAGACAAACAGTAAATGCAAACGTTGATTTAACGTTTTGTCTTCAGTCCAGTGTTAATATTTgataatttttcaagcaaaaatatcaaatgtgttgcttccagcttctaaaatgtgaggatttgctgctttttgttcacatatgacagtaaattgaatatctttgggatttggactgttggtcggacaaaacaagcaacttgaaTATGTAACTTTTGCCTCTGGGAAGCTATAATGAGCATTGATCCCTACTTTCAGATAAAATTCAGCTCCAAAGATAATTTATAACATGACTTACCATTTCAAAGTCCTGTCCAACAAGGCTATTGAGGTACTCCTTGTGCCGTACATACAGCtagaaacagagacaaaataatCAGTAATATGAACATGAACTAGcgaaatgtttaatttaatgaTGCTATACTCTTCAATTCTGCTCTGGTCCTGGATGAAATGTGATGGAGATGAACTCACATCTTTGTACATGttctgctccctctccttttcctctggtTGCATGGCTGTGGATACATTCTCCACAGTGAGACGCCaaacttctctcttctccccctccgTTACAATCCtgcacaacagcacacacaccagactggttttctttgtccaaaaaacatgcatttcctttatcctttatttatataatgaacatagttttgttttctttgtttcatcaCAATCCAGCCAAtatttgtcaagatatttctgtctggaccaaagttgtGGACTTTTAGTcactagcgtggctaaaaagaaaaacatgttgataTGATCTGTTATCTGTCATTACTGGAGCTACACACAGTCTCCTATCATGTTGTGAACTTGCCTGTAgggctctttttctttgttgaagTCAGGTTTTACAATGACTGTTCCACTGCCATCTGTTTTGATGGTTACCAGCAAACATTCATTCTCTTTCTGGCCCAGCCTGAGGAAGCAAGTACAAAGAGAAAAGCACAGCTGAACCACGTACTTAGATTTTAATTCTTGCGGTCAATGAAACCTGCTAATAGCAAAAGGTTCCTTCGCTTACACAAGTTCTAAGCTGCAAGACTTACCTCCTAAATGTCAGAATAGAACCATGTATACTTTATATTGTATCTTTATATTCCATTTCTAGCTGGTATTAACAAGAGATCTGTATCTGAATATCTTTTCTGGATAAGGAAAAACGCATGTTAACACAAGTGTAAATTCACGCACAATGCATTGCCACCACATCTGGAGGTGGTCTCATTCACATTGTTGTCAGATCTCAGCCAGGTGTAAATTACATCTGTACAGTGTGACCACATGGAGTTGAAAAGTCACCTAACTTGTCCGCTTCCAGCTATCGTAAGGTGCTGTTAAAAAGCTACAGATGAGCTTCCTCAGCAAAGAAAAATAAGCAGGACCTATACAGTAACACTGCTGCCCACCTGAGACACACCATATCCACTGACAAGTCCAATCGAGAACAAAACAGATCGCAGTTTAACACCTTGTGGAAACTGATGGATGACTCTGTTTTTGTGATGCTGTAAGTCAAAATCCCCATGTGGGAACATGTGACTGAACTGAATGGAAATGGGGTCCTTGTGTTAATGGTCTTACCTTCCAGGGGGGCTCAGGTCTCCCATGATGTGCATGGTCTGCATGGTACTATTCACCACATGACTGTTCTTCACAAACTCCTCTGTGGGCTCCCAGTTGATGATCTTTGACTTTGGGATACTACAATCCCTGCAAAATATGTGAGACCATCCTATCACATGACTGTTTAAAACTTTAAACATTACAAGTACTGTCTTCGAGGATTAATAAGCATCACTTGGATGAAAGTTTCTTCATGACATCTGATCCTAACTGAAAGTTAGTTATGAGGAGACTCTAATTAtgtatattataaaaaaaaaaaatacagtaaaatacagaatTGCCTCATGGAAGACAATCTGAGTTATTAGTtcattttaattagtgagctggtGTTTCACCTACATGGTGCGTCTGTCCTGCCGTCTGTGTCTCACGCTGGCCATCCTTTTAGCCAGGAATGTGGGGCTGGATTTGGTTGCTATTAATAAGTCAGTGGAGTGCTGCTTTCAGgatcaaaaacaacaagttaCTTACAACCACAGTACCAGGCAAAACATTTAGAATTTGTggtttcacattcattttcacaaataaaGGCTGTTTTGGAATGAGTGCTATACAACAGGAGCAAAGCTGCCTTCTCCTGCACTGACAGCGCTCACAGTGGGAGTGTGGAGAGAAGTCTGGTTCATGTGTAACATCAAAGTAAACTTACAATAAAAATTACAGACTTATCACAAATATTAAGACACTGACTGAAATGACACTCATTCACTTTGTTTCTAATGACTCTTATTCAAGCTtggtttttatctgttttctaTACAAATATATAACGCTGTACTGTGAATTATTGGATGATGGTGTTCACACTGAAGGATGCAGCAGAACCTACCAATTGGTGGAATGGAAGACAGCTGGTGTAGCGGTCATGATCAGTGTATGTGAAAATCCTGTGATTTGGTCTCCCCTTGGCCCTGGTCAGGGCCTTGACTTCTGTGTGGTACTGACGGTCCAGAGGGGTCTGACATGCTGCCTCGTTCTGGAACAGCTCCATCTCATACTGGGACCACAGAGAGACATGATGGTGAGGAGGTTGGGTTcagtaataacaacaaaactaGCTTTAACTCTTGacctttatgttgttttctttttaatccaaAGCATTTTGGGTTATATGCAGTGCATCATTACACTTGCTGTAGGATGAGGATACTAAACACTCAAAGTTCTACCTGACTGAATAATTTCTCCTGCCAGCCCAccaccagctcctcctcatTATCACCTGGTGACAGAATAACAGAAATGTCAAGTTATTAAGAcatgttttgaaggaaacatCCACCCTAAAACATGTATGCATGTTTAAATACAGGTTATACACAATGTCTGATACATTCCTGTACCCGCTCTGGTGTTTGATAGTACTTAATGGCAATAGCTCAGCTGACAATAAAACCAGCAAGTCCTGACAAGTTAAACAGGGAAATGAAAATCACAATGTTTAATAAAGATCAACCAGAGGAGGAAAATTAATGTAAGTGGAGCAGCACAGGAGTACAGTACAAGAGACACAATAACTCATATGGACAAGTGAAAACCGTCCAGCGGTGGATTTTTCACCATCAGTCTTTCTCTGCAGTTGAAATAACTTTACCTGTCTGGCCTTGTGAGGTGAGGGTTTCCAGTTCAATGGCTCCTCTGTCTTGCTGGTAAAGAACTTGGTGCTGCAGGTGCTGAGAGAGGGCTACTGTGGAGGTCACCCTCTCTATACGCACCCTAAGGTGGGGAAACAAATGCACAACGTGTTGACATAACGTGTCCTGAGAATGACACCTCACACCATGAGGTGTGCAGAGACAGATTCTTACACTGAACTAACACGGCAGTCCACTGTAAATCCCCCACTCGTCAGAGTAATGTTAGCACGTTGGAGCTTTGTAGCTAAGATAAGCTAATGTTAACAATACCATGAGATACTTACTTTATTCTCAAGTTTTTAACCACATCCCGGGACCGAAACACAGCTTCTCCGGTATCTGTGTTCCAGCAGTCTGCCATTGATATTTAGCTACTGGTTTTATGTTAGCTAGCACTTTTCGTTAGCTACAGTTAGCACATAGCTCGTTTTTTGTCGTTTGCGTACTCGGCTTGCGATTTATCAGCGAGCCGTTTGCAGCGTTTGCAAATGTAAGCGACACAAATGTCAGCGAAGAAGCATTTGATGTTGTTAATGACAGCTACCAGTAACTAACAAGCTCCCAGCCAAGCACACAGCACGACAAATGTAGTTGTCGTTGCCATAGAGATGCgtagttcttcttcttctggttggATATTTTGGCGGTTCGCAAACCAGTTTACACGAgcattaccgccacctactgAACTGGATGACGGAGCAGTAGATtggaaaagagggaaagaaaaaaacaaaattatctCTATTAACCAGTTTCCTTTAGTTAATCATATGCCTTCCCAGGAAGACTTCCTaatgtaatgttgtgtttttgcttgcTGAAGTGCTGATAGTGTCTCCTTTGCTCACCAGACAcatgaattatttctgtctggTTACATTACAATGTGCACATACTCCAGGCAggggtttatttatttttatcaagtGTTTGATTTGAGCCCTTTATGCGTGAAGTTTTTACATTCAGCAGAAATAATCAGGTTATGCACTCCCCTAACACTTGGTGGTGGTCGTGGTACGGTATGGTGGCAACCtgccatgaaatgaaaaaacgAAGAAGAAGGCAGTGGAGGAGTATCTAGCCGCCGACATTTCGGAACCAATCAAACCGCCTGGCGGGTCTTGAGTTGTTGATGATCTGTCACAGTTTTGTAAAATATAACAACCTTATGGTACAGCATGGCGTCGTTTGTGACCGAAGTGCTCGCCAGCTCTGGCAAACTGGAGAAAGAGGACCTGTCCAGTAAAATAAGCAAAATGTCGCGCAAAGTGGAAGATACAAAGGTAATCCAGCAGCTAGCATAGCATTAGCTACTCTAAGTAAAGTTTGAACTAGCGTTAGCTCTTAGCGCTAACGTTGATAGGTATGAAACTTCACTCATCCTTTCACTAACGTTAGCTTGATTTTCTCGGTACTCTCTGAAATAACACTCAGCTGCAAATAAACATTAGCCACACAATTAGCTTGTTAGTACAGATCGGACTATCCATCTAGTTTGATTCAGCGCTAAAAAGTATATTTATGTTAGCATGACTGTTAGCTAATTAGCCATATGTAGTGCAGACTCAGTGGTTACACATGTCTACGTGGCTCGAATATGTTCAGTAAAACTATACAACGTTAGGACATATTTGAAACCTTAAGGAAACAACTTCATATTAACAATATTAGCGTTGTCTTACAGTAACATTATGTCGATTTATCGTATAAAGTTCACCATGAGTGCAACCGAATAGCCAAAAATGACAACCATATCTCTTAACGCTAACTGTATAACTCCTTCTCAGAAGCGTGAAAGTGAATGTTACTGTGATTCATCGTTATTATACCTACAACATTACCTCCGTGTTCTTTTGTTGGTGCCCttgtgttttctatgtaaaaacTGTTGTTCAATAGACGGAGTCGGCCATACGTGTTGCATGAAAGCATGGAATAAAGATAGTATAATGACTGTATTTTATACACAAGGGTATCCAGGCGTTTGTACAGCGAGAGTAATTAATAGTATATTTACATCAACTGCTGTGTTACAGGTGGATGAGAGTTACAATATACTTACAGCCTTACACTAATGGCTATAATTGTAGAATAACTGCAAACAATCATGCCCTGGGCTTAAAGCAAAATATCTATCTCGTTAAAAATGATCTATTAACTCTGTTTTATTCATAGGAAGAAGTATGCGACATGATAAACAAGAAGTATAGTGACTTCCTACCTAGTCTTCAAGGATCCGAGGAGCTAATGGTGCAGGTTGACACAGTCTCCAAAGAAATGGATGTCCTTAAAAATTGCATTGAGACTGAGGTATGTGTGAACCTGTTGAAGCAGACTGGGTTCAGTTCTTCTCAAGGCCAGTGTACAGCAGTGCCATAGTTTTAACTGTTTGGTATATGTGTACACAGGTGCAGCAGAATATCCACGTGGCTGTGGCTGAGTATGCAaagctgaagcagcagctggagaaaaATACTATCATCATAACAATGCTTGGACACCTGAAAGAGGTACAACATACAGGATCATGGCCATatcatatataaaataaatgtaacttaaataatgtaaaagtTATTATATGCATTGTCCTTAAAAAGAGATGTAATAGGTAGGGGTCTGTGTTAGccatacatgaaataaaagtctAGCTCTTGTATCAGCAGAAAAACAGTGGTATTTAGAGCTTCCATTATTCacatgtttgaatgtttctgtgGCTGTCATATCTTCTGTGTTACTCAGTTTCACAATGCAATGGAGGAGTTCAGCAAAGCTTTACAGGACAAGAAGTATGTTGATGCAGCCAACCAGCTGGAAAGGGTAAGAGCTGCTTACATCATGTCATGACGTTATTACAAACGTGTGAACAGTAAACTGGTTTCTTAAGTGCATGTTAACGTACTGTTTGATGGGTAATATTTTTTCCAGGCAAGGGCCAGTGTGGATTCACTCAAGGGCTGGAAGACTTCCCAGCTGCCACTGCTCAGTGGTCTCAGCTCTGAGTTGACAGTGCAGAGAGAAAACTTAATTTACCACCTGGGAGATGAATGGAAGGGCCTCGTCATCTGGAGATTACCGTCCTCAAAGGGTAAGACTTTCTCGGGAAAAccgttttcttgttttgtacatttaaaaaaaacatgaccgGAAACCTATCTGAATGTGAGGCTTTAGTAGTGACTGTTGGATGTGTGGCACCAGAGCCTGCAGATCTGAAGTCCTTCCTGAGGGTGGAGCTGAACCTGAGCCATGCTTGCAGTAAGGATTGTGAACCAAAaccatcttctctcctctgctgcgtCCTGCAAGCTCTGGCCATCCAGGGAGATCTTCAGCACAAGATCAAACTCTTCAGTAAGAGCAAACAACACTGCTCACTGTTAAATATCCACTACTTTCataacatattaaaaatatgttttcatacCTTCCAGAcactttatttccatttatttgatATACGCACCACATTAGAGAATTGGGACCTACATATGTGGTGAGCGGGACATTTGACACTTTAAAATTGTAAGTAGTGGCTGCTCTGTTGGACTTTGTAATGGAGACTTTGTTTCTAAGcttatttttggcatttctgcacTGCAGTTTCCTGTTACTTACTGGCTGATTTATGCATTGATACTAATGTGTCTGCAATTAGCTAACATCAGCTGATTTATCGGCCCAGTTAATCTATCAGTCTAGCTCTAAAATGCAGTGTATCTGAGGTCAGAACCTGCTCAGTACAGGCTTGTGTTGGTGTCGTTCAGGTCAGGTGCTGTTGAAGACCATGTTGAAGCCGTTGGTAATGTACCCGTCACTGTCAGTGAGGGtaacagagcagcaggatgaGGGAACCATCCTGTCCTTACAGTGTTTGGAGGAGAGCCACGAAGAGAGATCCACTCCTTCACAGGTCTACAGCAAACTGCTCCTGGTGCTCAAGACACTACATGCACACCTGCTAGGTACAGTATGGCTGGGCCCACGTAGAAATGATGCTTAATGATACTGtgttttacaatttaaaaattacaaataGTGTTCTCACTGAGACAGCCTCATTATGAGAGTTAAACAGCAAGAGACCTATTCAGCATATGCGTTATACCCATGCTTACCTTAAACGTTGTATTGTTGAAATATTACGCAATGAGCTTGAGAAAAGGCGAGTCACATGTCTGTTATGTTTTCAGACGTGTCCATTGGTGATAAAAAGCTCTCAGCCATCTTGGGGGAGCTGATTTGGGAGGAGATTTCCCAGTGCATCATCCACGAGTGTCTGCTCTACTCCATccccaacaacagcagccagcTGGAAAAATACAACACTGTATGGACCTAACAGCAGTTTGTGTATTATAATGATGTagtaaaatgcagaaaatatacAGGGGTAACACATTCACTTTTGTGAGCAGTACTGTGTAACATAAGGGTCTATGgtaacattatttattttatttttttgttcaagGTGATCAAGGAAACTGAGGAGTTTGAGAAGTCTCTGAAGGAGATGGAGTATCTGCAGAGCGATTCCACAGACCTGCTCAAATATGCCAGGGACGTCAACTGTCACTTTGCCAGCAAGAAGTGCAGGGATGTCATCGTGGCAGCCCGCAAACTCATGACCTCCAAGATGCACAACACCGTCAAAGTATGTGTGAGCTAGAGCTGAGTGTCTGGATGAATAGACTAAACAACAATGTGGCAACAAAACACGTCACATGAAACTCCCGCAGGTTAACTATGATTGaagttaaatatatatgtatagctAATAATTATATAATGATCTCCAGTACAAGTACACCAGGAAACCAGGAAACAAAGAATTGAAATTAGTACCTCTTAGACTATCTCACAAAAAAATCTATTGTCTTAGATTGCATTATACTGTAGTCCAGCTTTACGTGATCAATTGTCTTATGTTAGATCACACCAGACTACAAGCTGCGTCTTCCCAAGCTGCCTTCTCCAGGCTCAGAGGTGAAGATGAAGCAAGAGACCACCAAGGAC
The Enoplosus armatus isolate fEnoArm2 chromosome 13, fEnoArm2.hap1, whole genome shotgun sequence genome window above contains:
- the mks1 gene encoding tectonic-like complex member MKS1 isoform X1; amino-acid sequence: MADCWNTDTGEAVFRSRDVVKNLRIKVRIERVTSTVALSQHLQHQVLYQQDRGAIELETLTSQGQTGDNEEELVVGWQEKLFSQYEMELFQNEAACQTPLDRQYHTEVKALTRAKGRPNHRIFTYTDHDRYTSCLPFHQLQHSTDLLIATKSSPTFLAKRMASVRHRRQDRRTMDCSIPKSKIINWEPTEEFVKNSHVVNSTMQTMHIMGDLSPPGRLGQKENECLLVTIKTDGSGTVIVKPDFNKEKEPYRIVTEGEKREVWRLTVENVSTAMQPEEKEREQNMYKDLYVRHKEYLNSLVGQDFEMPPVGILRYMMNGEIVSAKGFEYDNLYIHFFMELPNNWSSLPFQSLSGVTQTCRAKTLGKENVAFFSYPFSFEAFYMCEKESEESIPQWPVLYFKVLSLDSWQRYRTEGYGYLLFPAMPGKHTITCHTWRPLQTGTVSALRRFFIGGSPELEDHSYVRIPGTFKGERLSRFGFCTETTGSVTFNLHCIQQARAFVDATMLKKRRQKVFDQLGGFSQQGAVCTILEAFQRARRKMQDARESLPRDLINTSSQLQMESSA
- the mks1 gene encoding tectonic-like complex member MKS1 isoform X2; the encoded protein is MADCWNTDTGEAVFRSRDVVKNLRIKVRIERVTSTVALSQHLQHQVLYQQDRGAIELETLTSQGQTGDNEEELVVGWQEKLFSQYEMELFQNEAACQTPLDRQYHTEVKALTRAKGRPNHRIFTYTDHDRYTSCLPFHQLHSTDLLIATKSSPTFLAKRMASVRHRRQDRRTMDCSIPKSKIINWEPTEEFVKNSHVVNSTMQTMHIMGDLSPPGRLGQKENECLLVTIKTDGSGTVIVKPDFNKEKEPYRIVTEGEKREVWRLTVENVSTAMQPEEKEREQNMYKDLYVRHKEYLNSLVGQDFEMPPVGILRYMMNGEIVSAKGFEYDNLYIHFFMELPNNWSSLPFQSLSGVTQTCRAKTLGKENVAFFSYPFSFEAFYMCEKESEESIPQWPVLYFKVLSLDSWQRYRTEGYGYLLFPAMPGKHTITCHTWRPLQTGTVSALRRFFIGGSPELEDHSYVRIPGTFKGERLSRFGFCTETTGSVTFNLHCIQQARAFVDATMLKKRRQKVFDQLGGFSQQGAVCTILEAFQRARRKMQDARESLPRDLINTSSQLQMESSA
- the zw10 gene encoding centromere/kinetochore protein zw10 homolog isoform X1, yielding MASFVTEVLASSGKLEKEDLSSKISKMSRKVEDTKEEVCDMINKKYSDFLPSLQGSEELMVQVDTVSKEMDVLKNCIETEVQQNIHVAVAEYAKLKQQLEKNTIIITMLGHLKEFHNAMEEFSKALQDKKYVDAANQLERARASVDSLKGWKTSQLPLLSGLSSELTVQRENLIYHLGDEWKGLVIWRLPSSKVTVGCVAPEPADLKSFLRVELNLSHACSKDCEPKPSSLLCCVLQALAIQGDLQHKIKLFSQVLLKTMLKPLVMYPSLSVRVTEQQDEGTILSLQCLEESHEERSTPSQVYSKLLLVLKTLHAHLLDVSIGDKKLSAILGELIWEEISQCIIHECLLYSIPNNSSQLEKYNTVIKETEEFEKSLKEMEYLQSDSTDLLKYARDVNCHFASKKCRDVIVAARKLMTSKMHNTVKITPDYKLRLPKLPSPGSEVKMKQETTKDETTMENTKQLSAWSLCLPACRISESVQQLMELALNTLCEAVSSTQCALQLFFTVRNIFQLFYDVVPTYHKENLLKFPHLAAIQHNNCMYLAHHLLTLGHYFRAHLPQPLSEGIATFVDMVPGFRKLGAQCFLAQMNVQRAELLERLSTAHNFCNLDDEDNYIAASKAVRQVIHQLKQLGTVWQDVLPVSIYCKAVGNLLNTAITEVIAKIMMLEDISSEDGEHLHTLCQTIIEEGPLVFIPLAEENKNKKYQEEVPLYVKKWSTFKELVIVLRANLQEIVDRWADGKGPLALEFSSSEVKNLIRALFQNTERRAIALTKIK
- the zw10 gene encoding centromere/kinetochore protein zw10 homolog isoform X2; translated protein: MASFVTEVLASSGKLEKEDLSSKISKMSRKVEDTKEEVCDMINKKYSDFLPSLQGSEELMVQVDTVSKEMDVLKNCIETEVQQNIHVAVAEYAKLKQQLEKNTIIITMLGHLKEFHNAMEEFSKALQDKKYVDAANQLERARASVDSLKGWKTSQLPLLSGLSSELTVQRENLIYHLGDEWKGLVIWRLPSSKEPADLKSFLRVELNLSHACSKDCEPKPSSLLCCVLQALAIQGDLQHKIKLFSQVLLKTMLKPLVMYPSLSVRVTEQQDEGTILSLQCLEESHEERSTPSQVYSKLLLVLKTLHAHLLDVSIGDKKLSAILGELIWEEISQCIIHECLLYSIPNNSSQLEKYNTVIKETEEFEKSLKEMEYLQSDSTDLLKYARDVNCHFASKKCRDVIVAARKLMTSKMHNTVKITPDYKLRLPKLPSPGSEVKMKQETTKDETTMENTKQLSAWSLCLPACRISESVQQLMELALNTLCEAVSSTQCALQLFFTVRNIFQLFYDVVPTYHKENLLKFPHLAAIQHNNCMYLAHHLLTLGHYFRAHLPQPLSEGIATFVDMVPGFRKLGAQCFLAQMNVQRAELLERLSTAHNFCNLDDEDNYIAASKAVRQVIHQLKQLGTVWQDVLPVSIYCKAVGNLLNTAITEVIAKIMMLEDISSEDGEHLHTLCQTIIEEGPLVFIPLAEENKNKKYQEEVPLYVKKWSTFKELVIVLRANLQEIVDRWADGKGPLALEFSSSEVKNLIRALFQNTERRAIALTKIK